A single window of Clostridia bacterium DNA harbors:
- a CDS encoding ABC transporter ATP-binding protein, with protein MAENILAGVNSFLLGTYLYKYALDALQEGKPLKTVVITLACMAGYSILVNVFGCLATRYYKLKYPVIDAYVENILAKKAAEVDLKCFENPEFYDMYVKAIDSASPYGTMYSVTNIIWAVVNVVAVGTLIFTIDPIFLLLALLPFIYTLLIGKKRNRLYYEYNMKNKEVRRQRDYVRRTFYLQEFSKEMRLTEMWKVMFNRMHSSIAEMKAIVRKYGYKIMLLRYLFDFIFEVIVDTGTIILAAFRTLVSKTMLLGDCFVVINSIAGIASNIDYIGNTIMDLDQNSLYIDNLRSFLEYEVQIAEDSNAPDAPAFEKMEIRDVTFAYEEQDTPALSEVSFTVNAGERIAVVGHNGAGKTTLVKLLQRLYDPDKGEILLNGRNIKDYRLSSYRGKFGIVFQDYRLFAATVAENVLLRGDITDDDRKTVSDALKRAGAYEMVEALPDGVDSNVTKEFDSEGVIFSGGEAQKISIARLFAGKHEIVIMDEPTSALDPIAEQEMYRNMFEACEGKTVIFISHRLSSATMADRIYMFESGRIVEQGSHGELLSLNGGYAEMWHKQADSYADTEEVII; from the coding sequence ATGGCGGAAAATATTCTCGCCGGTGTAAATTCGTTCCTTTTAGGCACTTATCTTTATAAATACGCTCTGGACGCTCTGCAGGAGGGCAAGCCGCTGAAAACGGTTGTCATAACGCTGGCGTGTATGGCTGGATACTCGATACTTGTCAACGTATTCGGCTGCCTCGCGACGCGCTACTATAAGCTCAAATACCCGGTCATAGATGCGTACGTCGAGAACATCCTGGCGAAGAAGGCGGCGGAAGTGGATCTGAAATGCTTTGAAAACCCGGAATTCTATGATATGTACGTCAAGGCGATTGACTCGGCGAGCCCGTACGGAACTATGTACAGCGTGACAAACATCATCTGGGCTGTGGTTAATGTTGTAGCCGTCGGGACGCTGATCTTTACTATCGATCCGATATTCCTGCTGCTCGCTTTGCTTCCGTTTATATACACGCTTCTTATAGGCAAAAAAAGGAACAGACTCTATTACGAATACAATATGAAGAATAAAGAAGTCCGCCGCCAAAGAGACTACGTTCGCAGGACGTTTTATCTGCAGGAGTTTTCAAAAGAAATGCGTTTGACAGAAATGTGGAAAGTTATGTTCAACCGTATGCATAGCAGCATTGCGGAAATGAAAGCGATAGTACGGAAGTACGGATATAAGATAATGCTTTTACGTTACCTGTTCGATTTTATTTTTGAGGTGATAGTGGATACCGGCACAATAATACTTGCGGCTTTCAGAACGCTGGTCAGCAAAACGATGCTTCTCGGGGATTGCTTTGTTGTGATAAACTCGATAGCCGGCATAGCGAGTAATATTGACTACATCGGCAATACAATTATGGATCTCGATCAAAACTCACTCTACATAGATAATCTGCGCAGCTTTCTTGAGTATGAGGTGCAGATAGCTGAGGATAGTAATGCCCCCGATGCTCCCGCATTTGAAAAGATGGAGATCAGGGATGTAACCTTCGCATACGAAGAGCAGGACACTCCGGCGCTGTCAGAAGTCAGCTTCACGGTGAATGCCGGCGAGCGGATCGCCGTCGTTGGCCACAACGGAGCCGGCAAGACCACCCTTGTCAAATTGCTGCAAAGACTTTATGATCCTGACAAGGGCGAGATATTGCTGAATGGCAGGAACATCAAAGACTACCGACTTTCATCCTATCGTGGTAAGTTCGGGATCGTGTTTCAGGATTACCGCCTTTTTGCCGCTACCGTTGCGGAGAACGTGCTGTTGCGCGGCGATATAACCGACGATGACAGAAAAACGGTCAGCGATGCACTCAAAAGAGCGGGTGCGTATGAAATGGTCGAGGCGCTCCCCGACGGCGTCGATTCCAACGTGACAAAGGAGTTTGACAGCGAAGGCGTGATCTTCTCGGGCGGCGAGGCGCAGAAGATTTCGATAGCAAGACTGTTTGCCGGAAAGCACGAGATTGTTATTATGGATGAGCCTACATCAGCCCTCGATCCGATTGCAGAGCAGGAAATGTACCGAAATATGTTCGAGGCGTGTGAGGGAAAGACCGTCATTTTCATTTCTCACCGACTTTCGAGCGCGACGATGGCGGATCGAATCTATATGTTTGAAAGCGGAAGGATCGTCGAGCAAGGTAGCCACGGAGAGCTTCTGTCACTGAACGGCGGATATGCTGAAATGTGGCATAAGCAGGCGGACTCCTACGCGGATACAGAGGAAGTGATAATATGA